In Rubidibacter lacunae KORDI 51-2, the following are encoded in one genomic region:
- the gap gene encoding type I glyceraldehyde-3-phosphate dehydrogenase yields MGLKVGINGFGRIGRLVARVAMQHPEVELVGVNDLVAADHLAYLFEYDSTHGRYAGTVESKDGGFIIDDCFVPCMSIKNPAELPWGKLGADYVVEATGLFTTAEGAGNHLHAGAKRVVISAPTKDPDRVRTLVVGVNHQQFDPATDAIVSNASCTTNCLAPVAKVLNDNFGIAEGLMTTVHSMTVTQPTVDGPSKKDWRGGRGASQNIIPSSTGAAKAVALVLPELKGKLTGMAFRVGTPDVSVVDLTIATSKPTTYDDICAVMKAASEGELKDILGYTDKPLVSMDFRTDPRSSIFDAKAGIGLNSNFFKVVSWYDNEWGYSNRVIDLVLYMAKKEGLL; encoded by the coding sequence ATGGGACTTAAAGTTGGCATCAACGGATTCGGTCGAATCGGGCGATTAGTGGCTCGCGTAGCGATGCAGCATCCCGAAGTGGAGCTCGTAGGCGTAAACGATTTAGTCGCCGCCGATCATCTGGCATACCTGTTCGAGTATGACTCCACCCACGGCCGCTATGCGGGTACGGTCGAATCAAAAGACGGTGGCTTCATCATCGACGATTGCTTTGTTCCTTGCATGTCGATCAAAAACCCGGCAGAGTTGCCGTGGGGTAAGCTTGGAGCCGATTACGTGGTTGAAGCCACGGGGTTGTTTACCACTGCAGAGGGAGCTGGAAATCACTTGCATGCGGGTGCCAAGCGCGTTGTGATTTCGGCTCCGACCAAAGACCCCGATCGGGTGCGAACCCTGGTGGTTGGCGTAAACCATCAGCAGTTCGATCCGGCAACTGACGCGATCGTTTCGAATGCAAGTTGTACGACCAATTGCTTGGCTCCCGTCGCCAAGGTCTTGAATGACAACTTCGGGATTGCGGAAGGCTTGATGACGACCGTTCACTCCATGACCGTCACCCAACCTACGGTTGATGGTCCTAGTAAAAAAGACTGGCGCGGCGGACGGGGCGCCAGCCAGAACATCATTCCTTCCTCGACTGGAGCTGCTAAGGCAGTTGCCTTGGTGTTACCCGAGTTGAAAGGAAAGCTGACGGGCATGGCGTTCCGGGTTGGGACTCCTGATGTCTCGGTGGTCGATCTCACGATCGCGACGAGCAAGCCGACCACGTACGACGACATCTGTGCGGTCATGAAAGCTGCCTCTGAGGGAGAGCTGAAGGACATTCTCGGCTACACCGACAAGCCGCTAGTGTCTATGGATTTTCGTACCGACCCCCGCTCTAGCATCTTTGATGCCAAGGCTGGTATCGGTCTGAACTCCAACTTTTTCAAGGTCGTGTCTTGGTACGACAACGAGTGGGGCTACTCTAACCGAGTCATCGATCTAGTGCTGTACATGGCTAAAAAGGAAGGACTTCTATAA
- a CDS encoding glycogen/starch/alpha-glucan phosphorylase: protein MTGILPNKPRIEDDRTGIDIDTLKRAFLDNLFYIQAKFPKVSTKNDYYMALAYTVRDRLLNRWLHTNQTYLERAPRIVAYLSAEFLMGPHLGNNLIDLGLYEPVKQAIAELGLDLNELLEQEEEPGLGNGGLGRLAACYIDSLATLEIPSVAYGIRYEYGIFDQEIKDGWQVEVTDRWLRYGNPWEVVRPESELMVKFGGHTETFIDEYGVYRVQWVPYKVVKGVPYDTPILGFKTNTANTLRLWKAEAPESFDFAVFNQGDYFGAVHQKSESENITKVLYPNDETYQGKQLRLEQQYFFVSCSLQDMIRLAKMQGVALERFHEHFAIQLNDTHPTIAIAELMRLLLDEHGFDWDRAWDITTKTFAYTNHTLLPEALERWSVAMLGGLLPRHLELIYEINSRFLDEVRIKFFEDPDRIARMSIIDESGERYVRMAHLACVGSYAINGVAELHSRLLKQTVLHDFYEMYPEKFVNVTNGVTPRRFIALSNPRLTSLITSKIGDGWLKNLGELRKLESLVDDAGFRNDFYQVKQAVKQDLADYVRANHGVEINPESIYDIQAKRIHEYKRQHLNALYIITLYNRLKANPSLDIAPRTFLFGGKAAPGYYMAKLIVKLINSIADVTNSDPDVGDRIKVVFLTDYNVKFAQRVYPAANLSEQISTAGKEASGTGNMKFSMNGALTIGTLDGANVEIREAVGAENFFLFGMTAEEVLAKKAEGYNPWDYYHGNDELKGVLDRIASGFFSHGDTELFKPLLDSLLYQDIFMVLADYQSYVECQERVDGAFRDRDNWTRMSILNAARMGHFSSDRSIRDYLSQIWKAPAVKIDVPEYSQSNGDVKLSL from the coding sequence ATGACTGGCATTCTTCCCAATAAGCCTCGGATTGAAGACGATCGCACTGGCATCGATATCGACACTCTGAAGCGCGCATTTCTGGATAATCTCTTCTATATTCAGGCGAAGTTTCCGAAAGTTTCGACTAAAAATGACTATTACATGGCATTGGCGTACACGGTCCGCGATCGCCTGCTCAATCGCTGGCTTCATACGAATCAAACCTATTTAGAGAGGGCCCCGCGGATAGTTGCTTATCTTTCTGCTGAGTTTCTGATGGGCCCTCACCTCGGCAACAATTTGATCGATTTGGGGCTATACGAGCCCGTCAAGCAAGCGATCGCAGAGCTAGGTCTGGATCTCAACGAACTCCTAGAACAAGAGGAAGAGCCCGGCTTGGGCAATGGCGGTCTGGGCCGCTTGGCGGCTTGTTACATTGACTCGCTGGCAACCTTGGAAATTCCATCGGTTGCCTATGGCATTCGGTACGAGTATGGAATTTTCGATCAAGAAATCAAAGACGGCTGGCAGGTCGAAGTTACAGACCGATGGTTGCGCTACGGAAATCCTTGGGAAGTTGTCCGTCCCGAGTCGGAGTTGATGGTTAAGTTTGGCGGGCACACCGAGACCTTCATCGACGAGTACGGTGTTTATCGAGTGCAATGGGTGCCCTACAAGGTGGTTAAAGGGGTTCCTTACGACACACCTATCCTCGGGTTTAAAACCAACACGGCGAACACCCTGCGCTTGTGGAAAGCAGAGGCTCCAGAGTCGTTTGATTTTGCTGTTTTCAATCAAGGGGATTATTTTGGTGCGGTTCACCAAAAGAGCGAGTCTGAAAACATCACGAAAGTCCTCTACCCGAACGACGAAACCTACCAAGGCAAGCAGCTAAGGCTGGAGCAGCAGTACTTTTTTGTTTCCTGCTCGCTGCAGGACATGATTCGCTTGGCGAAAATGCAGGGGGTTGCTCTGGAGCGGTTCCACGAGCATTTTGCAATTCAGCTTAACGATACCCACCCAACGATCGCAATTGCAGAATTAATGCGGCTGCTACTCGACGAGCATGGCTTCGACTGGGATCGGGCTTGGGACATCACGACTAAGACATTCGCTTACACCAATCACACGCTGTTACCGGAAGCGTTGGAGCGCTGGAGCGTAGCCATGTTGGGGGGGTTACTTCCCCGTCATTTGGAACTCATCTATGAAATCAATAGCCGATTTCTGGATGAAGTACGCATCAAGTTCTTCGAAGATCCCGATCGCATTGCTCGGATGTCCATCATCGATGAAAGCGGCGAGCGTTACGTACGCATGGCGCACCTGGCATGCGTCGGCAGCTATGCAATCAATGGCGTTGCCGAACTGCACTCCAGACTGCTCAAGCAAACGGTCCTCCACGACTTCTACGAGATGTACCCGGAGAAGTTCGTCAACGTGACCAACGGCGTCACTCCCCGCCGGTTTATAGCGTTGAGCAACCCCCGACTGACCAGCCTAATTACCAGCAAAATTGGAGATGGTTGGCTGAAAAACTTGGGCGAACTGCGGAAGTTGGAAAGCTTGGTAGATGATGCTGGTTTCCGTAACGATTTTTACCAAGTCAAACAAGCGGTGAAGCAAGACTTGGCAGATTACGTACGGGCAAACCACGGAGTTGAAATCAACCCGGAGTCCATCTACGACATTCAAGCCAAGCGCATCCACGAATACAAGCGGCAGCATCTGAACGCCCTCTATATCATCACGCTGTACAACCGCCTCAAAGCCAATCCCAGCCTCGATATTGCCCCGCGCACCTTCTTGTTTGGTGGCAAAGCAGCTCCGGGCTACTACATGGCTAAATTGATTGTCAAGCTCATCAACTCGATCGCGGATGTCACCAACAGCGATCCTGACGTGGGCGATCGCATCAAGGTCGTTTTCTTGACGGATTACAACGTCAAGTTCGCTCAACGGGTTTATCCTGCTGCCAACCTCTCCGAACAGATCTCCACGGCTGGTAAGGAGGCTTCGGGAACGGGCAACATGAAGTTCTCAATGAACGGCGCCCTGACGATCGGGACGCTAGACGGAGCAAACGTTGAAATTCGCGAGGCAGTGGGAGCTGAGAACTTCTTCCTGTTTGGCATGACCGCCGAGGAAGTTCTAGCTAAGAAAGCGGAAGGCTACAACCCCTGGGATTACTACCACGGCAACGACGAACTAAAGGGAGTGCTCGATCGCATTGCATCCGGGTTCTTCTCCCACGGCGATACCGAGTTGTTTAAGCCCTTGCTGGATTCGTTGCTATACCAAGACATCTTTATGGTGCTGGCAGATTATCAATCCTACGTTGAGTGTCAAGAACGCGTCGATGGTGCGTTCCGCGATCGCGATAACTGGACGCGCATGTCGATTCTGAACGCGGCTCGCATGGGTCATTTCTCCAGCGATCGCTCCATCCGCGACTATCTGAGTCAAATTTGGAAGGCTCCAGCCGTCAAGATTGACGTCCCCGAGTACAGTCAATCGAACGGCGACGTCAAGCTCAGTCTCTAG